A genomic segment from Actinomyces lilanjuaniae encodes:
- the metX gene encoding homoserine O-acetyltransferase MetX, whose product MSDTEEAPAYGVGTASSKLVDREAGSPTGAWRPGNDPGRRRFLEIGDMPLESGEVLPDTTLAFETWGRLSEQRDNAVLVLHALTGDSHVTGEAGPGHPTPGWWPGVVGPGRAIDTQRYFVVAANILGGCQGSTGPSSLAPDGRPWGSRFPWLTTRDAVEAETRLADALGIEAFHLVVGASLGGHRALEWAVSHPHRVRNLALVATGASTTADQLAWCHLQELAIVGDPYFLDGDYYSHPVGPVRGLALARALAHTTYRSAAELDQRFGRAHQGEEDPAVGGRYQVESYLDYHAGKLLARFDANTYLIVTHSMMVHDVGTGRGGIQAALGRVTARTLVVDVDSDRLFLPAQAQELADGVPDARRRTVASVHGHDGFLIETDQMEAILREFLEDPEA is encoded by the coding sequence ATCAGCGACACCGAGGAGGCTCCCGCCTACGGCGTGGGCACAGCCTCCTCCAAGCTGGTGGACCGCGAGGCAGGCTCCCCCACCGGGGCGTGGAGGCCCGGCAACGACCCGGGACGCCGACGCTTCCTGGAGATCGGGGACATGCCCCTGGAGTCCGGCGAGGTCCTACCGGACACCACGCTGGCCTTCGAGACCTGGGGGCGCCTGTCCGAGCAGCGCGACAACGCCGTCCTGGTGCTGCACGCTCTGACCGGGGACTCCCACGTCACCGGTGAGGCAGGACCCGGGCACCCCACCCCCGGGTGGTGGCCCGGCGTCGTCGGCCCGGGCAGGGCCATCGACACGCAGAGGTACTTCGTCGTGGCCGCCAACATCCTGGGCGGGTGCCAGGGCTCGACCGGGCCGTCCTCCCTCGCGCCGGACGGCCGCCCGTGGGGGTCACGCTTCCCCTGGCTGACCACCCGCGACGCCGTGGAGGCCGAGACCCGCCTGGCTGACGCGCTGGGGATCGAGGCCTTCCACCTGGTGGTCGGCGCCTCCCTGGGAGGGCACCGAGCCCTCGAGTGGGCCGTGAGTCACCCGCACCGGGTACGCAACCTGGCACTGGTAGCCACCGGGGCCTCCACCACCGCCGACCAGCTGGCCTGGTGCCACCTCCAGGAGCTGGCGATCGTGGGGGACCCCTACTTCCTTGATGGCGACTACTACTCCCACCCGGTGGGGCCCGTGCGGGGCCTGGCGCTGGCGCGGGCGCTGGCCCACACCACCTACCGCTCGGCCGCCGAGCTGGACCAGCGCTTCGGCCGGGCGCACCAGGGGGAGGAGGACCCGGCAGTGGGCGGCCGCTACCAGGTGGAGTCCTACCTGGACTACCACGCGGGCAAACTGTTGGCCCGTTTTGACGCTAACACCTATCTTATTGTCACCCACTCCATGATGGTCCACGACGTCGGGACCGGGCGCGGGGGGATCCAGGCCGCCCTGGGGCGGGTCACCGCCCGCACCCTGGTGGTGGACGTGGACTCTGACCGCCTGTTCCTGCCCGCCCAGGCCCAGGAGCTGGCTGACGGCGTACCGGACGCCAGAAGGCGCACCGTGGCCTCCGTCCACGGCCACGACGGGTTCCTCATCGAGACCGACCAGATGGAGGCGATCCTGCGGGAGTTCCTGGAGGACCCGGAGGCCTAA
- a CDS encoding O-acetylhomoserine aminocarboxypropyltransferase/cysteine synthase family protein — translation MPEPTSTQTSPTTAEPPSPGSPHGWRFETKQVQAGHDPRSDSTRSRAIPIYQTTSYVFDSAEQAAARFALTDLGPIYTRLNNPTNEIVENRIAALEGGAGALLTASGQAAQTLTFLTLGGAGSNIVASPSLYGAPPTCWPTPCPGSASRHASWTTLPTPGVVLPGRQAHHRLLRETIPNPRGDILDIEPVAAAAHAQGIPLVVDNTVASPFLTRPIEWGADIVVASATKFLGGHGSSVAGVIVDSGNFDFAAAPQRFPGFNTPDESYHGLVYARDLGVGSPLGANLAFVLKARTQGQRDLGFPLAPHSAFLIAQGIETLSLRMERHVDNALAVATWLEARDDVADVRYSGLASSPYYHLHRKYCPRGAGAVLAFDLPGGRQAGAAFIDALRLFSNLANIGDVRSLAVHPATTTHSQLDDAGLAASGIGAGTVRLSVGIEHIDDILADLERGLAAASGGQP, via the coding sequence ATGCCAGAACCGACGTCCACCCAGACCAGCCCCACCACTGCTGAGCCCCCCAGCCCCGGCAGCCCGCACGGGTGGCGGTTCGAGACCAAGCAGGTCCAGGCAGGCCACGACCCCAGGTCGGACAGCACCCGCTCCCGGGCCATCCCCATCTACCAGACCACCTCCTACGTCTTCGACTCCGCCGAGCAGGCCGCCGCGCGCTTTGCGCTGACCGACCTGGGCCCTATCTACACCCGGCTGAACAACCCGACCAACGAGATCGTCGAGAACCGCATCGCCGCCCTGGAGGGGGGCGCAGGAGCGCTGCTGACCGCCTCCGGGCAGGCAGCCCAAACCCTGACCTTCCTGACCCTGGGAGGCGCGGGCAGCAATATCGTGGCCTCCCCCTCCCTGTACGGGGCACCACCAACCTGCTGGCCCACTCCCTGCCCCGGCTCGGCATCGAGACACGCTTCGTGGACGACCCTGCCGACCCCAGGCGTGGTCCTCCCAGGCCGACAAGCGCACCATCGCCTTCTTCGGGAGACGATCCCCAACCCCCGCGGTGACATCCTCGACATCGAACCGGTGGCCGCAGCGGCCCACGCCCAGGGCATCCCTCTGGTCGTGGACAACACGGTGGCCTCGCCGTTCCTGACCCGCCCCATCGAGTGGGGCGCCGACATCGTCGTGGCCTCAGCCACCAAGTTTCTGGGAGGGCACGGCTCGTCGGTAGCCGGAGTCATCGTGGACTCGGGGAACTTTGACTTCGCGGCTGCGCCGCAGCGCTTCCCCGGGTTCAACACGCCCGACGAGTCCTACCACGGCCTGGTCTACGCCCGGGACCTAGGCGTGGGCAGCCCCCTGGGAGCCAACCTGGCCTTTGTCCTCAAGGCCCGCACCCAGGGGCAGCGGGACCTGGGCTTCCCCCTGGCCCCGCACTCGGCCTTCCTCATCGCCCAGGGCATCGAGACCCTCTCCCTGCGCATGGAGCGCCACGTGGACAACGCCCTGGCTGTGGCCACCTGGCTGGAGGCGCGCGACGACGTCGCCGACGTGCGCTACTCGGGCCTGGCCTCCAGCCCCTACTACCACCTGCACCGCAAGTACTGTCCGCGGGGCGCGGGAGCGGTCTTGGCCTTCGACCTGCCGGGGGGCCGACAGGCCGGGGCCGCCTTTATCGACGCCCTGCGGCTGTTCTCCAACCTGGCCAACATCGGTGACGTGCGCTCCCTGGCGGTCCACCCGGCCACCACCACCCACTCCCAGCTAGACGACGCGGGGCTGGCCGCCTCGGGGATCGGTGCCGGCACGGTGCGCCTGAGTGTCGGTATCGAGCACATCGACGACATCCTGGCGGACCTGGAGCGCGGCCTGGCTGCCGCCTCAGGAGGCCAGCCGTGA
- a CDS encoding NlpC/P60 family protein: protein MSLKYQNRWGRGLAAAAALALACTLTPASYADPVDQEDIDDARAAETTTSASIEDLEEALVELSANLEAAQVNAQAANEDYLVAVDELATATSQAQQAQEDAEAAVQETEEARSELGSVVVQTYQEGGTALTALTPYLTSESLSDLADAGAALTRVGETTDAKVQEVEANQAVAESKKDLADSRLTTKETAAQNAQEAKTTADAAATAAQTAVTQAQDQRAVLIEQLATQRSTTVELETQYQDQLEEQRRQSEEEAAREALGVTQEEAQPSEEGEGSEGQAADEASEPPVQESAQPQPEDEMAAEDGEAAQEAPAEEPAPAQEAPAEDPAPAQEESAEEPAPAQEEPAQEESAEEPAPAQEEPAQEESAEESAPAQEAPAQEPAPAQEPAPAQEAPAAPATSSGSGATTAIAAARSYIGTPYVWGGESRSGLDCSGLTMMSYREAGVYLTHSSRVQYGQGAQVPLSGAQPGDLVFWSSNGTQSGIYHVAIYLGDGMMIEAPTFGYTVRITAMRYSGAMPYAVRP from the coding sequence GTGAGCCTGAAGTACCAGAACCGATGGGGGCGCGGCCTGGCGGCTGCCGCCGCCTTGGCGCTGGCGTGCACCCTGACGCCCGCCTCGTACGCCGACCCCGTGGACCAGGAGGACATTGACGACGCCAGGGCCGCTGAGACGACGACGTCAGCATCTATCGAGGACCTGGAGGAGGCCCTCGTCGAGCTGAGCGCCAACCTGGAGGCGGCCCAGGTCAATGCCCAGGCTGCCAACGAGGACTACCTTGTGGCGGTGGACGAGCTGGCTACGGCCACCTCACAGGCGCAGCAGGCGCAGGAGGACGCCGAGGCTGCTGTGCAGGAGACTGAGGAGGCGCGCTCCGAGCTCGGGTCCGTCGTCGTGCAGACCTACCAGGAGGGCGGCACCGCTCTGACAGCCCTGACGCCCTACCTGACCAGCGAGTCGCTGTCTGACCTCGCTGACGCCGGTGCGGCGTTGACGCGCGTGGGGGAGACCACCGACGCCAAGGTCCAGGAGGTCGAGGCGAACCAGGCTGTGGCCGAGTCCAAGAAGGACCTTGCTGACAGCAGGCTCACTACCAAGGAGACTGCGGCCCAGAACGCGCAGGAGGCCAAGACGACGGCCGATGCCGCTGCCACGGCCGCCCAGACCGCGGTCACACAGGCCCAGGACCAGCGTGCTGTCCTCATTGAGCAGCTGGCCACCCAGCGCAGCACTACCGTTGAGCTGGAGACGCAGTACCAGGACCAGCTGGAGGAGCAGCGCAGGCAGAGCGAGGAAGAGGCGGCCAGGGAAGCCCTTGGTGTGACCCAGGAGGAGGCCCAGCCCTCTGAGGAGGGCGAGGGCTCCGAGGGGCAGGCTGCTGATGAGGCCTCTGAGCCGCCAGTGCAGGAGTCTGCGCAGCCGCAGCCTGAGGACGAGATGGCGGCCGAGGATGGCGAGGCTGCTCAGGAGGCGCCTGCTGAGGAGCCTGCGCCGGCCCAGGAGGCGCCTGCTGAGGACCCTGCGCCGGCCCAGGAGGAGTCGGCTGAGGAGCCTGCGCCCGCCCAGGAGGAGCCTGCCCAGGAGGAGTCGGCTGAGGAGCCTGCGCCCGCCCAGGAGGAGCCTGCCCAGGAGGAGTCGGCTGAGGAGTCCGCGCCGGCCCAGGAGGCGCCGGCCCAGGAGCCTGCGCCTGCCCAGGAGCCTGCGCCCGCCCAGGAGGCGCCCGCTGCACCTGCAACATCCTCAGGCTCCGGTGCGACCACTGCGATTGCCGCTGCCAGGAGCTACATCGGGACCCCGTACGTGTGGGGCGGGGAGTCGCGCTCGGGTCTGGACTGCTCGGGACTGACCATGATGTCCTACCGCGAGGCTGGCGTATACCTCACCCACTCCTCTCGGGTCCAGTACGGCCAGGGAGCGCAGGTGCCCCTGTCCGGCGCCCAGCCGGGGGACCTGGTGTTCTGGTCCTCCAATGGGACCCAGTCGGGCATCTACCACGTCGCCATCTACCTCGGTGACGGCATGATGATCGAGGCGCCGACCTTCGGGTACACGGTGCGGATCACCGCGATGCGCTATTCCGGGGCTATGCCCTACGCCGTCCGGCCCTGA
- a CDS encoding inorganic diphosphatase, whose product MEFDVTIEIPKGNRNKYEIDHETGRIRLDRMLFTSTRYPDDYGFIDDTLGEDGDPLDALVLLEEPTFPGCVIRCRALGMFRMRDEKGGDDKVLCVPSADQRASWRTDIEDVSEFHRLEIQHFFEVYKDLEPGKSVEGAHWVGREEAEEEIRVSYQREAERVARES is encoded by the coding sequence GTGGAGTTCGACGTCACCATCGAGATCCCCAAGGGAAACCGCAACAAGTACGAGATCGACCACGAGACCGGCCGGATCAGGCTGGACCGGATGCTCTTCACCTCGACGCGCTATCCCGACGACTACGGCTTCATTGACGACACGCTCGGAGAGGACGGCGACCCCCTGGACGCGCTGGTGCTCCTGGAGGAGCCCACCTTCCCTGGCTGCGTCATCCGCTGCCGGGCACTGGGAATGTTCCGCATGCGCGACGAGAAAGGCGGGGACGACAAGGTCCTGTGCGTACCCAGCGCGGACCAGCGCGCATCCTGGCGCACAGACATCGAGGACGTCAGCGAGTTCCACCGCCTGGAGATCCAGCACTTCTTCGAGGTCTACAAGGACCTGGAGCCAGGCAAGTCGGTGGAGGGAGCCCACTGGGTCGGGCGCGAGGAGGCGGAGGAGGAGATCCGCGTCTCCTACCAGCGCGAGGCCGAGCGAGTCGCGCGCGAGAGCTGA